One Nocardioides oleivorans DNA segment encodes these proteins:
- a CDS encoding recombinase family protein: MLVRGCGLRAGLQGRPQPPEVEQRLSMRQQADSIRATCKAKDWELLTLHEDFALSGTGDVDLRPGFANVADLMDSRSADVGVVRHVDRLFRKAWRLLQLVDDPIMVGTAGTSTW; this comes from the coding sequence ATGCTGGTCCGGGGCTGTGGGCTACGTGCGGGTCTCCAAGGCCGACCGCAACCGCCCGAAGTCGAGCAGCGCCTGTCCATGCGCCAGCAGGCCGACAGCATCCGTGCGACATGCAAGGCGAAGGACTGGGAGCTCCTGACGCTCCATGAGGACTTTGCCCTCTCCGGCACAGGGGATGTCGACCTGCGGCCCGGCTTTGCCAACGTTGCCGACCTGATGGACAGCCGGAGTGCAGATGTCGGGGTGGTGCGCCACGTGGACCGTCTCTTCCGCAAGGCGTGGCGACTGCTCCAGTTGGTGGACGACCCGATCATGGTGGGGACGGCTGGAACATCTACTTGGTAG
- the treZ gene encoding malto-oligosyltrehalose trehalohydrolase: MAVRAPRGPFDVWAPRPQRVRLFCDDEAGGSVIEMQRGDDGWWTPAEPLPPAAEHGHVDYGYLLDDDPEPRPDPRSRRQPDGVHGLSRRERATYEWQDAAWTGRQLAGSVIYELHLGTFTPEGTLDAAIGRLDHLLDIGVDLVELMPVNAFNGTHNWGYDGVGWYAVHEEYGGPDAYRRFVDACHAKGLGVVQDVVHNHLGPSGNYLPLFGPYLKDGRNTWGDLVNLDGEGSAEVRRYLLDNARMWFEELHVDALRLDAVHALSDTSEVHLLEQMAVETATLSAQVRRPLTLIAESDLNDTLLVKPREAGGYGLDAQWSDDFHHAVHVALSGETAGYYADFEPLEALAKVCERGFFHDGTWSSFRERDHGQPVDTARMPAWRLVVTNQNHDQIGNRARGDRLAEHLDDDQLACAALLTLTAPFTPMLFMGEEWAASSPFQFFTSHPEPELGRATAEGRIAEFEKMGWDPAEVPDPQDPETFLRSKLDWSELTEGRHAVVLDCYRRLARLRRDLEQLTDPDFATVSCSVDGRLFTMRRGDLVVLVNAGETEVSVDVDAHEVLFETPSGVELDDGLLTIPPHAGALLG; encoded by the coding sequence ATGGCCGTCCGGGCACCGCGGGGACCCTTCGACGTCTGGGCACCCCGTCCGCAGCGGGTGCGGCTGTTCTGCGACGACGAGGCGGGCGGGTCGGTCATCGAGATGCAGCGCGGCGACGACGGCTGGTGGACCCCTGCCGAGCCGCTGCCCCCGGCGGCCGAGCACGGCCACGTCGACTACGGCTACCTCCTCGACGACGACCCGGAGCCCCGACCCGACCCGCGGTCGCGGCGGCAGCCCGACGGCGTGCACGGGCTCTCCCGGCGGGAGCGGGCGACGTACGAGTGGCAGGACGCCGCCTGGACCGGGCGCCAGCTCGCCGGGTCGGTGATCTACGAGCTGCACCTCGGCACGTTCACCCCGGAGGGCACCCTCGACGCGGCGATCGGCAGGCTCGACCACCTCCTCGACATCGGCGTCGACCTCGTCGAGCTGATGCCGGTCAACGCCTTCAACGGCACGCACAACTGGGGCTACGACGGCGTCGGCTGGTACGCCGTCCACGAGGAGTACGGCGGCCCGGACGCCTACCGGCGCTTCGTCGACGCCTGCCACGCCAAGGGGCTCGGTGTCGTGCAGGACGTGGTGCACAACCACCTCGGTCCCTCGGGCAACTACCTGCCGCTGTTCGGGCCCTACCTCAAGGACGGCCGCAACACGTGGGGCGACCTGGTCAACCTCGACGGCGAGGGCTCGGCGGAGGTGCGCCGCTACCTGCTCGACAACGCGCGCATGTGGTTCGAGGAGCTCCACGTCGACGCGCTGCGGCTCGACGCGGTGCACGCCCTCAGCGACACCTCCGAGGTGCACCTGCTCGAGCAGATGGCCGTCGAGACGGCGACCCTGTCGGCCCAGGTCCGTCGGCCGCTCACCCTGATCGCCGAGTCCGACCTCAACGACACGCTCCTGGTGAAGCCGCGCGAGGCGGGTGGCTACGGGCTCGACGCCCAGTGGAGCGACGACTTCCACCACGCGGTCCACGTCGCGCTGAGCGGGGAGACGGCCGGCTACTACGCCGACTTCGAGCCGCTCGAGGCGCTGGCGAAGGTGTGCGAGCGAGGCTTCTTCCACGACGGGACGTGGTCGTCGTTCCGCGAGCGCGACCACGGCCAGCCCGTCGACACCGCGCGGATGCCCGCATGGCGCCTGGTCGTGACGAACCAGAACCACGACCAGATCGGCAACCGCGCGCGCGGCGACCGGCTGGCCGAGCACCTCGACGACGACCAGCTCGCCTGTGCGGCGCTGCTGACGCTCACCGCGCCCTTCACCCCGATGCTCTTCATGGGGGAGGAGTGGGCGGCCTCCTCGCCCTTCCAGTTCTTCACCTCCCACCCCGAGCCCGAGCTCGGCCGCGCGACGGCCGAGGGCCGGATCGCGGAGTTCGAGAAGATGGGCTGGGACCCGGCCGAGGTGCCCGACCCGCAGGACCCGGAGACCTTCCTGCGGTCCAAGCTCGACTGGAGCGAGCTCACCGAGGGCCGGCACGCCGTCGTCCTCGACTGCTACCGCCGCCTCGCCCGGTTGCGCCGCGACCTCGAGCAGCTGACCGACCCCGACTTCGCGACCGTCTCGTGCTCGGTCGACGGGCGACTGTTCACGATGCGACGCGGCGACCTGGTGGTCCTGGTCAACGCGGGCGAGACCGAGGTGAGCGTCGACGTCGACGCCCACGAGGTCCTCTTCGAGACGCCGTCCGGTGTCGAGCTCGACGACGGGCTCCTGACGATCCCGCCGCACGCGGGCGCCCTGCTGGGATAG
- a CDS encoding lipase family alpha/beta hydrolase, giving the protein MAARVLPSLSPQRRRLVIGTVVLALVVVVVIVVTVVVRRGPPVEPVAQDEPGPVLLVPGFGGSTAALEVLAADLESAGRDVTIVPARGAGTGDLEVRAADLGRAVDAVLDETGEPSVDIVGYSAGGVVLRLYVADLGGGSTVRRAVTLSSPHHGTDLAALAVSFGSETCPEACQQLAPDSDLLRELNAGDETPEGPGWVALWTEDDKTVVPPTSGELEGALDYAVQSVCPDLVVGHPDVPRTPAVVAMVESALGAGDPVEPGPEVCAADLSR; this is encoded by the coding sequence GTGGCTGCCCGCGTGCTCCCCTCCCTGTCCCCGCAGCGTCGGCGACTGGTGATCGGGACCGTCGTGCTCGCGCTCGTCGTCGTGGTGGTCATCGTGGTCACCGTCGTCGTACGCCGTGGCCCGCCGGTCGAGCCCGTCGCGCAGGACGAGCCCGGGCCGGTGCTGCTGGTGCCGGGGTTCGGCGGCTCGACCGCGGCGCTGGAGGTGCTCGCCGCCGACCTCGAGTCGGCCGGGCGCGACGTCACGATCGTGCCGGCTCGTGGGGCCGGGACCGGCGACCTGGAGGTCCGGGCCGCGGACCTGGGGCGGGCCGTCGACGCGGTGCTGGACGAGACCGGGGAGCCGTCGGTCGACATCGTCGGCTACTCCGCCGGAGGCGTCGTGCTGCGGTTGTACGTCGCCGACCTCGGTGGCGGCTCGACCGTCCGGCGCGCGGTGACCCTCTCCTCACCGCACCACGGCACCGACCTCGCGGCCCTGGCCGTGTCGTTCGGCTCGGAGACCTGCCCGGAGGCCTGTCAGCAGCTGGCCCCGGACTCCGACCTGCTCCGTGAGCTCAACGCCGGCGACGAGACCCCGGAGGGCCCGGGCTGGGTGGCGCTGTGGACCGAGGACGACAAGACGGTCGTGCCGCCGACCTCGGGAGAGCTCGAGGGTGCGCTCGACTACGCCGTGCAGAGCGTGTGCCCCGACCTGGTGGTGGGCCATCCCGACGTGCCTCGCACGCCGGCCGTGGTCGCGATGGTCGAGTCGGCCCTCGGCGCCGGCGATCCGGTCGAGCCCGGCCCCGAGGTCTGTGCCGCCGACCTCAGTCGGTGA
- a CDS encoding ABC transporter permease: MIRAELAKLLRNRRTWGTIAIIDALPTLVAVLLAITDLGPRPGTGPAFLSAVLTDGTLFPLAALAMVLPLFLPIAVALTAGEAIAGEAQQGTLRYLLIRPVGRTRLLVAKLVAVMAFVVVTVLVVAVTSYVAGVLLLGDQTVTVTGPTTSISGSPMSTPELVGRTALAFGYAMLCMLGVAAVALFLSTVARSPLGAAMGAMTLLVASTLLLTLDAAQALHPYLLTRHWLAFVDLFRDPIRWDDVVRGVLVQGAYVVVFLGAAWASFTTKDITD, from the coding sequence ATGATCCGGGCCGAGCTCGCCAAGCTGCTGCGCAACCGGCGCACCTGGGGCACCATCGCGATCATCGATGCGTTGCCCACCCTGGTGGCCGTGCTGCTCGCCATCACCGACCTCGGCCCGCGACCCGGCACCGGGCCGGCGTTCCTGTCCGCGGTGCTCACCGACGGGACGCTCTTCCCGCTCGCCGCGCTCGCGATGGTGCTGCCGCTCTTCCTGCCGATCGCCGTGGCCCTCACGGCGGGGGAGGCCATCGCCGGCGAGGCCCAGCAGGGCACGCTCCGCTACCTGCTGATTCGCCCGGTCGGCCGGACGCGCCTGCTGGTGGCGAAGCTGGTGGCCGTCATGGCGTTCGTGGTGGTCACGGTGCTCGTCGTCGCCGTGACGTCGTACGTCGCCGGGGTGCTCCTGCTGGGCGACCAGACCGTCACGGTCACCGGCCCCACGACGAGCATCTCGGGGAGCCCCATGTCGACCCCGGAGCTGGTCGGGCGCACCGCTCTGGCGTTCGGCTACGCCATGCTGTGCATGCTCGGCGTGGCCGCCGTCGCGCTCTTCCTCTCGACCGTGGCCCGGTCGCCGCTGGGTGCGGCGATGGGCGCGATGACCCTCCTGGTCGCCTCGACGCTGCTGCTCACGCTCGACGCCGCCCAGGCGTTGCACCCCTACCTCCTGACCCGGCACTGGCTGGCCTTCGTGGACCTCTTCCGCGACCCGATCCGGTGGGACGACGTGGTGCGCGGGGTGCTGGTGCAGGGCGCGTACGTCGTCGTCTTCCTCGGCGCCGCGTGGGCGAGCTTCACGACGAAGGACATCACCGACTGA
- a CDS encoding ABC transporter ATP-binding protein → MIRTEALTKRFGRVTAVDAVDLEVREGDVYGFLGANGSGKTTTVRMLLGLVLATSGSIDVLDESMPGSARSVLPRVGAMVEGPGSYPHLSGRANLASFDATGADGQRRTRGRRIEEALERVGLASVDKRPVRAYSLGMRQRLGLAAAILRRPSLLVLDEPTNGLDPQGINEIRTLLLELNREGTTVFLSSHLLGEIEQMCTRVGVLDGGRLVLQDQMDALRGPTGRTEVHTPDPEQARRLLTTTAVEIESTDDASGARLLVRGLEPADLNARLVEGGVRVTQLSPERRRLEDVVLAATTSGTDRFGRDGVDA, encoded by the coding sequence GTGATCCGCACCGAGGCCCTCACCAAGCGCTTCGGTCGGGTCACCGCCGTCGACGCCGTCGACCTCGAGGTGCGCGAGGGCGACGTCTATGGCTTCCTCGGCGCCAACGGGTCGGGCAAGACGACGACCGTGCGGATGCTGCTCGGGCTGGTGCTGGCCACCTCCGGCAGCATCGACGTGCTCGACGAGTCGATGCCCGGCTCCGCGAGGTCCGTGCTGCCGCGGGTCGGCGCGATGGTCGAGGGGCCGGGGTCCTACCCCCACCTGTCCGGGCGCGCCAACCTCGCGTCGTTCGACGCGACCGGTGCCGACGGCCAGCGGCGGACCCGCGGCCGGCGGATCGAGGAGGCCCTCGAGCGGGTCGGCCTGGCCAGCGTCGACAAGCGCCCGGTGCGGGCGTACTCCCTCGGCATGCGCCAGCGCCTCGGCCTGGCTGCCGCGATCCTGCGACGGCCCAGCCTGCTGGTGCTGGACGAGCCGACCAACGGCCTCGATCCGCAGGGCATCAACGAGATCCGGACCCTGTTGCTCGAGCTCAACCGCGAGGGCACGACGGTCTTCCTCTCCAGCCACCTGCTCGGCGAGATCGAGCAGATGTGTACGCGGGTCGGCGTGCTGGACGGTGGCCGACTGGTGCTCCAGGACCAGATGGACGCCCTGCGTGGGCCCACCGGCCGGACCGAGGTGCACACACCGGACCCGGAACAGGCCCGGAGGCTGCTCACGACGACGGCCGTCGAGATCGAGTCGACGGACGACGCGAGCGGGGCGCGGCTGCTGGTCCGCGGCCTCGAACCCGCCGACCTCAACGCGCGCCTGGTCGAGGGCGGCGTCCGCGTCACGCAGCTGAGCCCCGAGCGACGACGCCTCGAGGACGTGGTGCTCGCCGCCACGACGTCGGGGACCGACCGCTTCGGTCGCGACGGGGTGGACGCATGA
- the glgX gene encoding glycogen debranching protein GlgX, producing the protein MTETWPGTAYPLGATFDGSGTNFALFSEVAERVELCLFDPDPDQPGTFVETKLEVTEVDAYVWHCYIPTVQPGQRYGYRVHGPWDPTKGLRCNPNKLLLDPYAKATAGEIDWDQSLFGYDFGDEDSRNDDDSASHMTHGVVINPFFDWEGDRRLAIPYNESFIYEAHVKGLTQLHPDVPEEQRGTYAGLAHPSITAHLTKLGVTAIELMPVHQFVQDSTLLDQGLRNYWGYNTLGFFAPHADYASSQQGQQVQEFKAMVKAMHAAGIEVILDVVYNHTAEGNHLGPTLSFKGIDNPAYYRLVEDDQRYYMDYTGTGNSLNVRHPHSVQLIMDSLRYWVTEMHVDGFRFDLAATLAREFYDVDKLSTFFEMVQQDPVVSQVKLIAEPWDIGPGGYQVGGFPPQWTEWNGDYRDTVRDFWRGEPSLGDFASRLSGSSDLYEHSGRRPFASINFVTAHDGFTLRDLVSYNEKHNEANGEDNNDGESHNRSWNHGVEGPSEDPEILGARAREQRNFIATLLLSQGVPMLLHGDELSRTQDGNNNTYAQDSEISWVHWDDADKPLIEFTAAVAKLRADHPTFHRKRFFTGSTVRTGDGERLNDIVWLALDGEPMADDAWDDGAKAIGMYLNGNGIAGKDARGGTITDAHFLLYFNADGPAQVTLPPEEYAAAWDVVIDTGGNADAEATLAAGETFELTTHTLVVLREHTAPVESPDHSVAASLAARTGTDA; encoded by the coding sequence ATGACGGAGACCTGGCCCGGAACGGCCTACCCACTCGGCGCGACCTTCGACGGCAGCGGCACCAACTTCGCGCTGTTCAGCGAGGTCGCCGAGCGCGTCGAGCTGTGCCTGTTCGACCCCGACCCCGACCAGCCCGGAACCTTCGTCGAGACGAAGCTCGAGGTCACCGAGGTCGACGCCTACGTGTGGCACTGCTACATCCCCACCGTCCAGCCCGGCCAGCGCTACGGCTACCGCGTGCACGGCCCCTGGGACCCGACGAAGGGGCTGCGCTGCAACCCCAACAAGCTCCTGCTCGACCCCTACGCCAAGGCGACCGCCGGCGAGATCGACTGGGACCAGTCGCTGTTCGGCTACGACTTCGGCGACGAGGACAGCAGGAACGACGACGACTCGGCCTCGCACATGACGCACGGCGTCGTGATCAACCCGTTCTTCGACTGGGAGGGCGACCGCCGCCTCGCCATCCCCTACAACGAGTCCTTCATCTACGAGGCGCACGTCAAGGGCCTCACGCAGCTGCACCCCGACGTGCCCGAGGAGCAGCGCGGCACCTACGCCGGGCTCGCACACCCCTCGATCACCGCCCACCTCACCAAGCTCGGCGTGACCGCGATCGAGCTGATGCCGGTGCACCAGTTCGTCCAGGACTCCACGCTCCTCGACCAGGGGCTGCGCAACTACTGGGGCTACAACACCCTCGGCTTCTTCGCCCCGCACGCCGACTACGCCTCGAGCCAGCAGGGCCAGCAGGTCCAGGAGTTCAAGGCGATGGTGAAGGCGATGCACGCCGCCGGCATCGAGGTCATCCTCGACGTGGTCTACAACCACACCGCGGAGGGCAACCACCTCGGCCCGACGCTGAGCTTCAAGGGCATCGACAACCCGGCCTACTACCGGCTCGTCGAGGACGACCAGCGCTACTACATGGACTACACCGGCACCGGCAACAGCCTCAACGTCCGCCACCCGCACTCGGTGCAGCTGATCATGGACTCGCTGCGCTACTGGGTGACCGAGATGCACGTCGACGGCTTCCGCTTCGACCTCGCCGCGACCCTGGCCCGCGAGTTCTACGACGTCGACAAGCTCTCCACCTTCTTCGAGATGGTGCAGCAGGACCCGGTCGTCAGCCAGGTGAAGCTGATCGCCGAGCCCTGGGACATCGGCCCCGGCGGCTACCAGGTCGGCGGCTTCCCGCCCCAGTGGACCGAGTGGAACGGCGACTACCGCGACACCGTGCGCGACTTCTGGCGCGGCGAGCCCTCGCTGGGCGACTTCGCCTCGCGCCTCTCGGGATCCTCCGACCTCTACGAGCACTCCGGGCGCCGGCCCTTCGCCAGCATCAACTTCGTCACCGCCCACGACGGCTTCACCCTGCGCGACCTCGTGTCCTACAACGAGAAGCACAACGAGGCCAACGGCGAGGACAACAACGACGGCGAGAGCCACAACCGGTCGTGGAACCACGGCGTCGAGGGCCCGAGCGAGGACCCGGAGATCCTGGGCGCGCGGGCCCGCGAGCAGCGCAACTTCATCGCGACCCTGCTGCTCAGCCAGGGCGTGCCGATGCTGCTGCACGGCGACGAGCTCAGCCGCACCCAGGACGGCAACAACAACACCTACGCCCAGGACAGCGAGATCAGCTGGGTCCACTGGGACGACGCCGACAAGCCGCTCATCGAGTTCACCGCGGCCGTCGCCAAGCTGCGCGCCGACCACCCGACCTTCCACCGCAAGCGCTTCTTCACCGGCTCGACCGTGCGCACCGGCGACGGAGAGCGCCTCAACGACATCGTCTGGCTCGCGCTCGACGGCGAGCCGATGGCGGACGACGCGTGGGACGACGGGGCGAAGGCCATCGGGATGTACCTCAACGGCAACGGCATCGCCGGCAAGGACGCCCGGGGCGGCACCATCACCGACGCCCACTTCCTCCTCTACTTCAACGCGGACGGACCGGCCCAGGTGACGCTCCCCCCGGAGGAGTACGCCGCCGCGTGGGACGTCGTGATCGACACGGGCGGCAACGCCGACGCGGAGGCCACGCTGGCTGCCGGTGAGACCTTCGAGCTCACCACCCACACCCTCGTCGTCCTGCGCGAGCACACCGCTCCCGTCGAGAGCCCGGACCACTCGGTCGCGGCGTCGCTCGCGGCCAGGACCGGGACGGACGCCTGA
- a CDS encoding pilus assembly protein TadG-related protein: protein MTLLIIGFAVILLMAVVVVIDASAAYLRRQGLDNLADGAALYGADLGSSGIYEQGLDADRLLQQEAAVEAAVREYLGRAAAGSTFPGIEVAVDVDPVGRSVTVRLRAPLELPLSIPGAPDSTVVGASSTAAVTIQPG, encoded by the coding sequence GTGACCCTGCTGATCATCGGCTTCGCCGTCATCCTGCTGATGGCCGTCGTGGTCGTCATCGACGCGTCCGCGGCGTACCTCCGACGGCAGGGGCTCGACAACCTCGCCGACGGGGCCGCGCTCTACGGCGCCGACCTCGGCTCGTCGGGGATCTACGAGCAGGGCCTCGACGCCGACCGGCTGCTCCAGCAGGAGGCGGCGGTGGAGGCTGCGGTGCGGGAGTACCTCGGCCGTGCAGCCGCCGGGTCGACGTTCCCCGGCATCGAGGTCGCGGTCGACGTCGACCCGGTGGGGAGGTCGGTCACCGTCCGGCTGCGCGCTCCGCTCGAGCTGCCGCTGAGCATCCCCGGCGCGCCCGACTCCACCGTGGTCGGCGCCAGCAGCACGGCCGCGGTGACGATCCAGCCCGGGTGA
- the treY gene encoding malto-oligosyltrehalose synthase — protein MASSDQRSPDQRRPHSTYRLQVSQDFTLHEAVGVLPYLHDLGVDWVYLSPLLASEPGSTHGYDVVAFDHVDPERGGEEGLAALSAEARRLGMGVLVDIVPNHVGVATPSEDPWWWDVLRLGRASEHASAFDVDWAAGDGRIVIPVIGDDDEGSIRIEKGEVRYHDQRFPLAPGTTTLEEQHYELVHWKAADEDLNYRRFFAVNTLAAVRVEDPEVFAETHVEIKRWFDEGLVDGLRVDHPDGLRDPKRYLDDLAALTGGAYVLVEKILEPGEELPAEWATAGTTGYDALALIDRLLTDPAGEAPLTALENRLRPEPVDWPRVVHDNKRAVADGILHSEVLRITREVAKVQETKQDTEHEGVDEDAVADAIAELLACFPVYRSYLPEGREHLDQAFFAARTARPDLGATYDVLEPVLNDEWSQPARRFQQTSGMVMAKGVEDCSFYRWSRLTSLNEVGADPSIFAIGVDAFHDAMAARQRDWPDAMVTLSTHDTKRGEDVRARITVLAEEPREWEAALDELLRLAPVPDPGFGSLLWQAVLGAWRPDHEPDLRERLHGYAEKAMREAGDRTTWTEPDEAYEAAVHAAVDAVFDSEDVRGVLVGLGARIDAAAQANSLAAKLLAITIPGVPDVYQGSELWETSLVDPDNRRPVDFAHRTAVLAGTAEDDAAAKLHVTCTALTLRRDRPELFTGYTPVGATGTTADHAVAYDRGGAITVVTRLPVGLATDGGWGETVLDLPDGTWHDVLTGLDTDGRLADLLAAHPVALLVRKD, from the coding sequence ATGGCATCCTCGGACCAGCGGAGTCCCGACCAGCGGAGGCCGCACAGCACGTACCGGCTGCAGGTCAGCCAGGACTTCACCCTCCACGAGGCCGTGGGCGTGCTGCCGTACCTCCACGACCTCGGCGTCGACTGGGTCTACCTCTCGCCGCTCCTGGCCTCCGAGCCGGGGAGCACCCACGGCTACGACGTCGTCGCCTTCGACCACGTCGACCCCGAGCGCGGGGGAGAGGAGGGCCTGGCCGCCCTGTCGGCCGAGGCCCGCCGCCTCGGCATGGGCGTGCTCGTCGACATCGTGCCCAACCACGTCGGTGTCGCGACCCCGTCCGAGGACCCGTGGTGGTGGGACGTGCTGCGCCTCGGCCGCGCGTCCGAGCACGCCTCGGCCTTCGACGTCGACTGGGCCGCCGGCGACGGCCGCATCGTCATCCCCGTCATCGGGGACGACGACGAGGGCTCGATCCGCATCGAGAAGGGCGAGGTCCGCTACCACGACCAGCGCTTCCCGCTCGCGCCCGGCACCACGACGCTCGAGGAGCAGCACTACGAGCTCGTGCACTGGAAGGCGGCCGACGAGGACCTCAACTACCGCCGGTTCTTCGCGGTCAACACGCTCGCCGCCGTGCGCGTCGAGGACCCCGAGGTCTTCGCCGAGACGCACGTCGAGATCAAGCGGTGGTTCGACGAGGGGCTGGTCGACGGCCTGCGGGTCGACCACCCCGACGGCCTGCGCGACCCGAAGCGCTACCTCGACGACCTCGCCGCCCTGACCGGTGGTGCCTACGTGCTCGTCGAGAAGATCCTCGAGCCCGGCGAGGAGCTGCCTGCCGAGTGGGCGACCGCCGGCACGACCGGGTACGACGCCCTCGCGCTGATCGACCGGCTCCTGACCGACCCCGCCGGCGAGGCGCCGCTGACCGCGCTCGAGAACCGCCTGCGCCCCGAGCCCGTCGACTGGCCGCGAGTGGTCCACGACAACAAGCGCGCCGTCGCCGACGGGATCCTCCACTCCGAGGTCCTGCGGATCACCCGTGAGGTCGCGAAGGTGCAGGAGACCAAGCAGGACACCGAGCACGAGGGTGTCGACGAGGACGCCGTCGCCGACGCGATCGCCGAGCTCCTCGCCTGCTTCCCGGTCTACCGCTCCTACCTCCCCGAGGGTCGTGAGCACCTCGACCAGGCGTTCTTCGCCGCCCGCACCGCACGCCCCGACCTCGGGGCGACCTACGACGTCCTCGAGCCCGTGCTCAACGACGAGTGGAGCCAGCCGGCACGGCGCTTCCAGCAGACCTCCGGCATGGTGATGGCCAAGGGTGTCGAGGACTGCTCCTTCTACCGCTGGTCGCGGCTCACCTCGCTCAACGAGGTCGGCGCGGACCCGTCGATCTTCGCGATCGGCGTCGACGCCTTCCACGACGCGATGGCCGCGCGGCAGCGCGACTGGCCGGACGCGATGGTCACCCTCTCGACCCACGACACCAAGCGCGGCGAGGACGTTCGCGCCCGGATCACCGTGCTGGCCGAGGAGCCGCGCGAGTGGGAGGCGGCGCTCGACGAGCTGCTGCGGCTCGCGCCCGTGCCCGACCCGGGCTTCGGGTCGCTGCTGTGGCAGGCCGTCCTCGGGGCGTGGAGGCCCGACCACGAGCCCGACCTCCGCGAGCGTCTCCACGGATACGCCGAGAAGGCGATGCGCGAGGCCGGCGACCGGACGACGTGGACCGAGCCCGACGAGGCGTACGAGGCTGCGGTGCACGCTGCCGTCGACGCGGTCTTCGACTCCGAGGACGTGCGCGGGGTGCTGGTCGGACTGGGCGCGCGGATCGACGCGGCCGCGCAGGCGAACTCGCTCGCAGCCAAGCTGCTCGCCATCACGATCCCGGGCGTGCCCGACGTCTACCAGGGCAGCGAGCTGTGGGAGACCTCGCTCGTCGACCCCGACAACCGCCGACCGGTCGACTTCGCGCACCGTACGGCCGTGCTGGCCGGCACCGCCGAGGACGACGCGGCCGCCAAGCTGCACGTCACCTGCACCGCGCTCACCCTGCGCCGGGACCGGCCCGAGCTCTTCACCGGCTACACGCCCGTCGGTGCGACCGGCACCACCGCCGACCACGCCGTCGCCTACGACCGCGGCGGTGCGATCACGGTCGTCACCCGGCTCCCGGTCGGGCTCGCCACGGACGGCGGCTGGGGAGAGACGGTCCTCGACCTTCCCGACGGCACCTGGCACGACGTGCTCACCGGGCTCGACACCGACGGTCGGCTCGCCGACCTGCTCGCCGCCCATCCCGTCGCGCTCCTGGTGAGGAAGGACTGA
- a CDS encoding helix-turn-helix domain-containing protein, whose product MPDADTKLARAEVAALLRCSVSTVDSRIADGTLPASKLGRRVLIRRDDVASMLAARVKRSASRP is encoded by the coding sequence ATGCCAGATGCCGATACCAAACTGGCCCGCGCCGAGGTCGCCGCGCTGCTTCGCTGCTCTGTGAGCACCGTCGACAGCCGAATCGCAGATGGCACGCTGCCTGCCAGTAAGCTCGGGCGCCGGGTGCTCATCCGGCGCGACGACGTGGCCAGCATGCTGGCGGCCCGCGTCAAAAGGTCCGCGAGTCGGCCATGA